The genome window CACCAGAGCAATGGAGAAAGGATGTATATGACTACATCAAACCCGGAGGTAAATACGAAGGATGGGTTGAGTCTTATGGTCTGGATTTGGTATTTAAGGTACTCGATGAAAGCATGAATAAGAAAGATTCAGTTTTAGAGACTAATTATAATGATGATCAATTGGTCGGGTTTATTCCTTACTTGGCTTTTAAAACACTAAACTTGGATTTTAAAAAAAGCTTGCAATTTGTAAATGTGTTGTCTTCAAATCAAGACTATAAAAAACTTTATGACATGTTTGACTTAATACATGAAGGAAGTACTGATAAAGTATCAATGGAAAAGGTGATAAAGAAAGCAATTTATATTGCACCTGAGAAATACCATCACGATTTAGAGAAGGCAATAACAATAGAGGATACAGATAAGTTTATTATTGAACATTCAGGAACAGCCTGTCATATCAGTCACAGTGTCCCTTTAATTGTTCACCTTCTATATAATGGATCATCCTATGAAGATGTAATAAGAAAAAATACAATAATAGGCGGTGCAAGTTCTGATCGAGGACTTATGCTGGGATTTATAATGAATAAAATTAGTAAAATCCCTTCTGAATGGGTTAAAGTATTATTAAAACGAACAGATCTATAGATTACTTTTAATTTCCCCTAAAATCCTTTTAAAAGAGAAAAATAGAAGCAGTTCACTCCCCTAGGATTGATTGAGATAGATCTGTCTCTTAATAAATCGAGCCTGTAAAATATTTTGTGTAAAGATCATTTCTAATTCAGAAATCGCCTATCATATTCGATGGCGAATCTATTCATTGCAGGCTTCCAGTTTCTCAGTGGCATAGACCACTTTCTGGAAGCTTGCTCAATAGCTAGATATATTATCTTAATTGCAGATCCTTCATTAGGGAAGATCTTCCGATTCTTTATAGATTTCCTGATAACACTGTTCATAGATTCTATCGCATTTGTCGTGTAGATGATCCTCCGAATCTCATCGGGGTAATCGAATAATGTGATAAGATTTTCCCAGTTCCGGTATCACCCTATACTGATTGAAGGACACTGTGTATCCCACTTTTCTGAGAATCGATCCAGCTCAATTTTTGCCTCTTGTTCTGTTATTGATCCATAGATTTTCTTAAGATTAGAGGCTACTGTTTTTCTGTCTTTATAGGAGACATATTTCGGGGAATTTCGAACTTGGTGAACGATGTATAACTGAACTTCAGTCTTGGGAAAGACAGCAGCAATAGCATCAGGGAAGCCTGTAAGGCCATCGACACAGACAAAGAATATATCCTGTACACCACGATTTTGCAGCTCTGTAAGGATGTTTATCCAAAACTTAGCTCCTTCCGTATCAGCTATCCACAGGCCTAGAAGCTCTTTCATGCCCTCTGTATTCACGGCGAGAGCAAGAAATACACTCTTGCTGTCATGCCCTTGGCATAGAGAGTGAGAATCTTGCTATCCAAATCAATTTCTGAAGTGTCTGTTTTTAAAGTTTTCTGGGTATAACCATTCCAAGAGTTCTCTGAAGGTCACCGACCATTCTTTTTCTCTCCAAGATGTTCCTCCATCTCAATCTCAAGAATGCGTTCCATGGCAACCTTGGCCAACATTTTGGTCATATCTGAGATATCCTGCGGTGTCTTCAGGTTCTTGGCTAGTTTATCAGCCAACTCGTTAAAATCATCTGTGTCGTACAAAATAAAAGCTCCTATATTCTTATACAAAGATTTGGAGCTTTACACAAATTTATTTACAGGCTCAATAATTCTTGGATAGGTATGATTATATGCGATATCTACCTTCATCCGTTTATGTCAGCATCACCCTCACTGCTATCTACCAATTCAATTTTGGCACCTTGCTTCAAGGTATTACTGATTGTACAACCACGCTCAATCAGGAGTTTTAGCTTTTTCTTATATTTAGGATCAAGATCTGGAAAGTCAAAGTCCACTTTAAAGTCGGTAAATCGATTACCGGCTCCCTCTGTTTTCGAAGCATCAACCTTGATATCCAGCTCACCATCTTCAAATGGAATATTATCCCTCTCCAAAATATTGCTTAGGGTAATAGAGACACAGAGGCCTAATGATGCCTCCAGAAGCTCCCTGGGATTTAGTCCGGTCAGCCCTGCAGACTTACTACCATGAAGCTGGTGCCCCGATGCATTATAAATCTCATTTTCACCTTTTTTATATTTAATTGATACCATATGATATTCTCCTTATTCTGCAAAATGACAAGCGGTAAAGTGTTGCGGAGCAATTTCACGCATTAGCGGCTGCTCAACATTACAACGTTCAGTAGCGAGAGGACAGCGCAAAGAAAAAGGACATCCGGAGATTTTCATCGTATTTGATGGTATTTCTCCCTTTAATATGGTGCGCTGTTTCATATTAGAACCTTTGGAAAAATCGGGAATAGCCGAGAAGAGGGCCTTTGTATAGGGGTGTCGCGGTGTGGCAATAAGATCATCAGTGAGCGCATCTTCCACAATGTGACCCAAATACATGACACCAATACGATTTGAGATGTGCCGAACCACACTGATATCGTGGGTGATAAAGATCATGGTCAGCTTGAGTTCCCTCTGAATACGTTTTAAAAGATTCAATATCTGGGCCTGAATCGAAACATCCAGGGCTGAAACCGGTTCATCACAAATTACGATTTTGGGATTCATAATCAACGCCCGTGCCAGGCCGATTCTCTGTCGCTGTCCACCTGAGAATTCATGAGGAAATCTAAAATAGTGTTCCGGCTGTAGCCCCACGGTCTCTAATATAGCAAACACTTTTTCTTGCCGTTCTTTGACATCTCCGATTTTATGAATAATAAGGGGCTCCTCCAAAAGAGAACCTACACGCTTACGGGGGTTAAGTGAAGAAAATGGATCCTGAAACACAAGTTGTAAATCTCTTCGGTACAAGCGAAATTCCTTAGAATCAAGGGCCATCAAATTGGTTCCCTGATAAAGGACTTTACCGCCGTCACTCCCGTTTAATCCCAATATTGTACGACCTACAGTCGTTTTTCCTGAACCACTTTCTCCAACAAGGCCATACGTTTGCCCCTCATACAGGTTAAAGGATACGTCATTCACAGCATGTACATAGGCAACGGCTCCGCCAAGGCGTCCCATAGAACCATAGATGGGAAACTTTTTCTGCAGAGATTTTACCTGTAAAATGGGTTCACTCATTTCTTCCTCCAACACCCTTATCCAGACAGGCAATTTCCCGGAAGTGCCAGCATTTTACTCGGTGATCGTCAAACCCTGTCTCAGTGAGTGGTGGCTCCTGGGTAAAACATTTTTGATCTGCCCATTCACAGCGCGTACAAAAATGGCAACCCTCGGGTACATTAAAAAGAGAGGGAACAGTTCCTTTAATGACATAGAGTTCTTTGCCGCGTTCACCTTCCATACGGGGAATAGAACGAATGAGCCCTATTGTGTAGGGGTGTAATGGCTGTGTAAATAAAACTTCTGTAGAGGTCTCTTCCACAATTTGACCAAGGTACATAACCCGCACACTGTCACAAATCTTTGTAACCACACCGAGGTCGTGTGAAATAAAAAGAACTGCCATACCAAGTTTTTTGTTAAGATCAACAATCAACTCCAGGATTTGTGCTTGTATTGTAACATCGAGAGCCGTAGTCGGCTCATCGGCAATCAACAGTTTGGGTTCACAGGCCAGTGCCATAGCAATCATCACACGTTGCTGCATCCCTCCGGAAAGTTCATGGGGATATTGATTGGCACAGCGGGCAGGATCCGGAATACCTGTCAGCTCAAGCAACTCTATGGTGCGAGACAAAGCCTGTTTTTTTTTCATGGACTTGTGCAGAATAAGCACTTCTTCAATTTGATTCGCGACCGTATATACAGGGTTTAATGAAGTTAATGGATCTTGAAAAATAACTGCAATATCATTGCCCCGGAGGGTATGTAAATCTTTTAGATTCATTTTTAATATATCAATATCACGAAACATCACCTGTCCATCATATATAACAGGATCTGTATGCTCTAATAAGCGAAGAATAGTCTGACTCATGACACTCTTTCCACAGCCACTCTCTCCGACAATTCCTACAATTTCACCAGGATTAACAGAAAAACTGACATTATCCACCGCTGTCACACGTCCCCGGTCAGTCTCAAACTGTACCTTGAGATTCTTTACATTGAGTAGGGGTGTTTTCTCGTTTTGCTTCATATTTGATTTCATCTTATTAATAGCTCTCTACCTCTTCTTTGTATGAGGATCAAAGAAATCCCGCAGCCCATCACCAAGAAGATTTAGGCTTAAGACTGAAAGAATCAACATAATTCCGGGCATAACCGCTACCCACCAGGCCTTATGAATGACGAGCTTGCTCTCTTGCAAAATATTACCCCAACTGGGTTCAGGGGCAGGGATTCCCGCACCCAGAAAGCTCAATGCAGCCTCTGACAATATAGCACTGGCAAATACAAATGTAGCCTGTATCAGTAGGGGTGAAAGAACATTGGGAGCAATATTTAACCACAAAATACGCAGATGACCTGCCCCCTGAATATAAACGGCCTCTATATATGCCTGTTCACGGACAACAATAGCACTGGATCGCACCACTCTGGCAATGCTTGGTGTAAACACCACAGTCAGTGCAATCACAACATTCCATATTGACGCACCTAAAGCCGCCATAAGGGCAATAGCCAACAAGATACCTGGAATGGCAATCAGGCCATCACATATGCGCATAAAAATATGATCAAGTGGTTTAAAGTAGCTGGCGTATAATCCAATTGCCAAGCCGAATATTGAAGACAATGCAGAAACAGCAAGCCCGACAGTCATTGAAACCCGGGCACCGTACATAACACGGCTCAGGAGGTCTCTGCCAAATCCATCAGTACCCAAAAAATGTTCCGGGCTGGGTAAAGTTAAGCGCTCGGTTACTTTCATGGCATAGGGATCGCTGGGAGCCAGAACAGGAGCGAATATAGCTATCAGAACCATTAGGGTAAGAATGACAATGCCTATCATCAAACTACGATTAGTCCGCAGTTTGAGCCACATCAGTTGTCGTTGTTCTTTTAGTAAGCGGCTTCTTATATCTTTTGTGCTTTCTTTTTGATTTACATTCTGCATAAATAATCCATCACTTTCTATCGAGTCGTACACGTGGGTCAATCAGGCCATACATCAGGTCGACAATCAGGTTAACAGCCACATAAATCAAAGTGATAAACAGTACAACACCTTGGATGACCGCAATATCCCGGCGGGTGATAGAGTTAAGCACCAACTGACCCATACCGGGGATATTAAAAAGGGATTCCACAACCACAGCACCTGTAACTAAAGTCCCAAAGCTTTGACCTAACACTGTCAGGATAGGCAAACCGGCATTTTTGAGTGCATGTTTTAATAGTACAATTTGTTCTTTTAAACCTTTTGCCCGGGCAGTTTTGATAAAGTTGTTATAAAGGACATCCAGCATAGAAGATCGCGTCATTCGGGTAATGAGCGCTGCCTGAACCATCCCCAAGGATAAAGCAGGCAAAATCATATAGCGCAAATGCGTCCAGATCCCCATATCTAGAGAACGGTATCCTGCTACGGGGAGCCATCCAAGTTGAACACTAAAAATCAACATTAAGAAAAGCCCCAGCAAAAATCCGGGAATAGCCATACCCAATAAAGCCAAAATCATTAAGGTGGAGTCGAAAACAGTGCCCCTCTTATGTGCAGCGAGAATACCAAAAGGTATTGCAATAAAGACTGCGATGATCTGTGCCAGTATAGCCAAACTCAGAGTAGGTGGAAAGTGTTCTTTAATGGCCACACTAACAGGCTGTTTCATAAAAATTGAGTCACCCAAATCGCCTTTTAGCACATTGGATACCCACGAAAAGTACTGGATATGAATTGGTCTGTTAAATCCCATCTGATCATTTAGAATTTCGATTTCTTCCGGCGTAGCCTCCATACCCAGTAAAGTGGCAGCAGGACTACCAGGAGTAATATGCACAATCAAAAAAATCACAATGGATACGACAAAAAGTACCGGAATTAGAGAAAGCAGCCTTTTGGATATGTATACAATCAACGTAATCCCTCATTTCTTATATAGATATTTAGGAAGAGGGCTCATACAATTGTAAAAGCCCTCTAGTTTATTATATTTGAAAAATTGTTTTCACTCAGAAACAACAGCATTCCAGTAGATAGGAAGATCAAAAAACACAAAATTACTAACATTACTACTGGTAGCCATTGCATCATTGTAATGGCCTATTGCTGTAGAAGATCCGAACTCATACATAAATTGCTGCAGATCACTCCAAGCCTTCCTGGCAGTTTCATTGTCAGCCGCCCCTCGCATGGCAGCCACAGCAGTAGCGACTTCTGGAACATCAAATCCGGCCCATGTGGGATTAAGCACCAGGTGCATTGGAGGAATAATCTGATAACCATTACTGGTTATAAAAAGATCCCATTGGCTAAAATCAACCCGGGCCTTCATGAAGGAGGGAAAATCGAGGGACAAAACTTCTGCTGTAAAGCCCGCCTGCCGAAGTTGTTCTTGTACTACAAGAGTCGCAGTATACATCTCCTGATAATCGGGAGTTGTCAGCAACTTGATGGTCTCACCGGTATATCCGGCTTCTGAAGCCAGCTTTTTGGCTTTATCGGGATTTTTCTGGTTATAATATTCAGCCCCTGAATTTACGGCCCATTGTGGTTGATTTACATTCATATAACCGGGAGCAAGGGTAAAGAGTTCCTTGTCAGAAAAACTTGCAAGCATAATTTCATCCATGTTGAGTGCAGCCAGGATTGCCTGCCGCATCTTAACATCACTAAGCACACCCTCTTTGATATTTAAAAATGCATTCATTGACCCGCTTGGCTGAGAATACAGGGTCACATTCTGATCATTCATCAGATCCTCATAATTCTCAAGGGGAACGCTTTCACAGACATCGTATTCACCGGTTTTTACACCTGCAATTCGGGTTGAATGATCGGATACAACATAGAAATACAGGTTAGGAGTAGCTGCTTCCTTTCGTCCTGAGTAGGCACTTGGTTTGCTATCGATCATAGTATAGTCATCATATTTAACCAGATGAATGTACTGATCCTGTTTCCATTCCTGAAACTTATACGGACCGGTGCCGATATACTCCTGAACACCTTCTGGAGTGGCAGCCTCAATAACTTCTTTTGGCATTATTACCGGAAAGAAAGTACGTGTAGAAATAATAGTCAGGACATCGCTTGTAGGCTCAGGAACTGTCATTGTGACTGTGAAGTCATCTACTTTTTCAAATACAGAACCGCCAAGTAAAGACTTACCACGGGATGAAACTTCCAGCCAACGGTTCATAGACGAGACGACGTCATCAGCAGTCATAAGCTTTCCATTGTGGAATTTGACCCCTTGCCGTAGATTAAAGGTGTATACTAAACCGTCGTCGCTGACTGTATAGCTTTCTGCTAATTCTGGAGTAGGCTCATAATCCATATTCATTGTATAAAGCTGTTCGAATAGGTTGCCACTGATGGTTAGTGAAACTTCTGAAGAAGTCAAAGCACCATCCAGGGTTGGCGGCTGTGCCGTAATAGCAATATTAAGGGTATCCTTGTAAGTGGGTGCTGCCGCTACATCCATGGTACTGCTACTTTCATCTTTTCCGCCACATGCGGATAGAATCATTGCTATCCCCAGTACTCCAGCAAGTATTCTAATACTTCTCCAGTTTCTCATAAACCACTCCTTCCTTCTGCGTTTTATATTGAATCGCCAATTGTATGTGATGAATTGCCTCTTAGATTACCCGTATATTTATAACATTATAATCTCTTCGGTCATTAAATTACTTTTTTTTATTTATAATAAATCATTATGAATAACATTAACTCTATATATGGATAATAAATAATTGTTCAATATGAGTCCGGATGACTTGTATCAAAAATAGATAGAATCAACAGATTATTACAAAAAGGTAGTTTTTTCATAGTTTGTTACTTTTCTGGATGATACCCAATAAAGAAATTCATCCTTTATTCTTTATACTACGACCTCCGGAATTCCAGGTCTCTATAACGGAACATACAGAACCGAAAATGCCTGAATCCTGTCCTTTGGTCTATTTAACTAATGTAGAATTGTATCATTCTGATGCTGATGCCTCTTTAAAGGTAAAATCAGAGATGTAAACAAGATTTAATACTGAAAGAATTTCTAGCTATAAATCGAGGACTCACCCCGCCCTCCAAAACGGTCTTTTGCAAATGGGAATTCGCATTCCCGAGCATTAAAGCGTAACATACTCATAGTCAGCTGATTTTTAATTATACAAAACCATGATAAATCTATAATATAAAAACAACAAATGAATCTTGGAGTGATTCTCCCTGCTTTATTGACTAAAATGAGAACTAGAGACTATGAAAAGTATTGACTTAACGAAGAAACGAATAAAACAAACCATACCTAGCGGCATTGTCATAATACTGCAGGGAACTCAATGCAAATCTTTTAATATACTTCATTCGGGAATGGTTGAGGTCCTCTATGCTGAGAACGTACAAGAAAGGTCAGCCCCTGAGGCTATAATTGATATGAGTCTCCGCATAGGACTTGTAAAAAGTGAAGCAATGATTGGTATAACTGGTCTCTTGAGTTTAAATGATGACTATACCATTTCCATTCGTACTGTTTCAGAATGCATGATCAGCACCCACCCCATGGACAGGGAGGAGTTCATTTCACAAATTCATCAGGACCTATCTCTCAATTTCAAAATTTTAAGAGATCTCTGCACCAGAATTGAATCCGCTTTGTACCTCTTTAAAAACTATAAATACCTTTGGCATAAATATGCATCCATTGCTGATTCTATAGCTCTGGGTATACCGGGTACATCATTGTCTGTTGGTGAGATAAAGAACCGAAACCAAGCAGAACTGAAAGAATATTCCGCGTACCTCAAGGCTTTGATAACAGAAGATGATCAAGCTCTTCTTCCTAAATCATGGGATTACAATCTATTCCTGGGTGAAATACAAAATAGACTCAAACTCTATGAAAACCATGACAAGACACAGGCAGAGAAACTAATTGATTATCCTCAATTCCTGTTCATTAAAAGACTGATTCAAAAAAATGAGAAGATCCTGAACGCCTTATTCGCAAAAGATGACCCCACGAACCAGTATGTATTCGATTTTTTAGGCCGGACTATTGAAAGTATTTTTAAAGCCAATATCAAATTGACTGCTGAAATCAAGGAACTCATTGAAATGATCTATTCCGATAAGGGATGGGCCGTACAAGCAATCTCGGGGTCAAAAAACAGCGACCCTCAAAAAAGAAATTTTTTACACTTCCTGGCAAAATTCAGCTGGCGTTGCAGGAAAGATACTATGACCCTTTTAGGAATAGATATTTTTACAGAATTTAGAGTCTTTTCCGCATTAAAGAATTTCAAGAATTTCATTATACCGGAAGAAGATAAGCTTATAAAGTCCGGTTCAGCCGCAGAAACTTCGGGAATACAAAAGCGTCTGGCCAAATATAACAATCTACTTCCAAAGATTTTGGAATTCTCATGTATGTCTGATGAATTTAATGAAGAATTTCAAACTCTAATGGATCAGTTATTAAAAGCAGAAAAAAAACATGGAAGTGATTCGAGCCTTCAAAAAATCAGGGACAGCATCTCTTTAAAATACTGGCAACTTTATGAAGCTTGTTTCCTAAAAGTCATAGACTCGGATCTTAAAGGTTTTATTCCTGGAATCATGCTCCACTTTGGAGTCATAGATGAACGATTCCTGACAAATGAGGACCTCCTCACCCTTGATAGCTTCTATGCAAATAATCTCTTTAACGATGATGAGATTCCAGTGATGACCCTTCCTTACTTTCTTGAAAAAATCTACAAGTCTGAGATCCCGGCCTCAATGACCGAAATGGGAGATCTTTTCAAGACGATACTGAAATCTCAGGAAAAGTTGACAAAAAAAGAGCGGGAAAATACCTATATTTATAAAGATTTACCTGAAGACAGAGTACGCTTCGAAATCAGGAAGATTGCCGGAGAACTATCAAAGATGCTCTTTGGAAACAAGAAGAAAGCTCTTCCATTTCTATGCAGTGAAACCCTGTCTGGAAATATGAAACGATTCTTTATTAACCCGGATTCCTTCATTGAGATTGTGCAAAAATACCGGCAGAGAGATTTCTCTCTTTTTTACAGAGAAGTATTATTCAAACACAAACTGGGTTCTGATTTTATTCAAACTGAAGTGGTACCGAACTTTATTTTCTACCCTAGCTTTGGTACCAGGGCAATCATGTGGCAGGAAATGGATAGCAACAACAAAAACAGTGCAGGCAGAAT of Oceanispirochaeta crateris contains these proteins:
- a CDS encoding ABC transporter substrate-binding protein produces the protein MRNWRSIRILAGVLGIAMILSACGGKDESSSTMDVAAAPTYKDTLNIAITAQPPTLDGALTSSEVSLTISGNLFEQLYTMNMDYEPTPELAESYTVSDDGLVYTFNLRQGVKFHNGKLMTADDVVSSMNRWLEVSSRGKSLLGGSVFEKVDDFTVTMTVPEPTSDVLTIISTRTFFPVIMPKEVIEAATPEGVQEYIGTGPYKFQEWKQDQYIHLVKYDDYTMIDSKPSAYSGRKEAATPNLYFYVVSDHSTRIAGVKTGEYDVCESVPLENYEDLMNDQNVTLYSQPSGSMNAFLNIKEGVLSDVKMRQAILAALNMDEIMLASFSDKELFTLAPGYMNVNQPQWAVNSGAEYYNQKNPDKAKKLASEAGYTGETIKLLTTPDYQEMYTATLVVQEQLRQAGFTAEVLSLDFPSFMKARVDFSQWDLFITSNGYQIIPPMHLVLNPTWAGFDVPEVATAVAAMRGAADNETARKAWSDLQQFMYEFGSSTAIGHYNDAMATSSNVSNFVFFDLPIYWNAVVSE
- a CDS encoding ABC transporter permease, with protein sequence MIVYISKRLLSLIPVLFVVSIVIFLIVHITPGSPAATLLGMEATPEEIEILNDQMGFNRPIHIQYFSWVSNVLKGDLGDSIFMKQPVSVAIKEHFPPTLSLAILAQIIAVFIAIPFGILAAHKRGTVFDSTLMILALLGMAIPGFLLGLFLMLIFSVQLGWLPVAGYRSLDMGIWTHLRYMILPALSLGMVQAALITRMTRSSMLDVLYNNFIKTARAKGLKEQIVLLKHALKNAGLPILTVLGQSFGTLVTGAVVVESLFNIPGMGQLVLNSITRRDIAVIQGVVLFITLIYVAVNLIVDLMYGLIDPRVRLDRK
- a CDS encoding ADP-ribosylglycohydrolase family protein is translated as MIKAPLVANSASLGLNWIYNMPYLKRITKDKDPVFWEIDPEIYKNSRKGYLAYPNHQIGDLSFQGSLLLLLYKHLQENSDYSPEQWRKDVYDYIKPGGKYEGWVESYGLDLVFKVLDESMNKKDSVLETNYNDDQLVGFIPYLAFKTLNLDFKKSLQFVNVLSSNQDYKKLYDMFDLIHEGSTDKVSMEKVIKKAIYIAPEKYHHDLEKAITIEDTDKFIIEHSGTACHISHSVPLIVHLLYNGSSYEDVIRKNTIIGGASSDRGLMLGFIMNKISKIPSEWVKVLLKRTDL
- a CDS encoding OsmC family protein, whose amino-acid sequence is MVSIKYKKGENEIYNASGHQLHGSKSAGLTGLNPRELLEASLGLCVSITLSNILERDNIPFEDGELDIKVDASKTEGAGNRFTDFKVDFDFPDLDPKYKKKLKLLIERGCTISNTLKQGAKIELVDSSEGDADING
- a CDS encoding ABC transporter ATP-binding protein — translated: MKQNEKTPLLNVKNLKVQFETDRGRVTAVDNVSFSVNPGEIVGIVGESGCGKSVMSQTILRLLEHTDPVIYDGQVMFRDIDILKMNLKDLHTLRGNDIAVIFQDPLTSLNPVYTVANQIEEVLILHKSMKKKQALSRTIELLELTGIPDPARCANQYPHELSGGMQQRVMIAMALACEPKLLIADEPTTALDVTIQAQILELIVDLNKKLGMAVLFISHDLGVVTKICDSVRVMYLGQIVEETSTEVLFTQPLHPYTIGLIRSIPRMEGERGKELYVIKGTVPSLFNVPEGCHFCTRCEWADQKCFTQEPPLTETGFDDHRVKCWHFREIACLDKGVGGRNE
- a CDS encoding ABC transporter ATP-binding protein produces the protein MSEPILQVKSLQKKFPIYGSMGRLGGAVAYVHAVNDVSFNLYEGQTYGLVGESGSGKTTVGRTILGLNGSDGGKVLYQGTNLMALDSKEFRLYRRDLQLVFQDPFSSLNPRKRVGSLLEEPLIIHKIGDVKERQEKVFAILETVGLQPEHYFRFPHEFSGGQRQRIGLARALIMNPKIVICDEPVSALDVSIQAQILNLLKRIQRELKLTMIFITHDISVVRHISNRIGVMYLGHIVEDALTDDLIATPRHPYTKALFSAIPDFSKGSNMKQRTILKGEIPSNTMKISGCPFSLRCPLATERCNVEQPLMREIAPQHFTACHFAE
- a CDS encoding Crp/Fnr family transcriptional regulator is translated as MKSIDLTKKRIKQTIPSGIVIILQGTQCKSFNILHSGMVEVLYAENVQERSAPEAIIDMSLRIGLVKSEAMIGITGLLSLNDDYTISIRTVSECMISTHPMDREEFISQIHQDLSLNFKILRDLCTRIESALYLFKNYKYLWHKYASIADSIALGIPGTSLSVGEIKNRNQAELKEYSAYLKALITEDDQALLPKSWDYNLFLGEIQNRLKLYENHDKTQAEKLIDYPQFLFIKRLIQKNEKILNALFAKDDPTNQYVFDFLGRTIESIFKANIKLTAEIKELIEMIYSDKGWAVQAISGSKNSDPQKRNFLHFLAKFSWRCRKDTMTLLGIDIFTEFRVFSALKNFKNFIIPEEDKLIKSGSAAETSGIQKRLAKYNNLLPKILEFSCMSDEFNEEFQTLMDQLLKAEKKHGSDSSLQKIRDSISLKYWQLYEACFLKVIDSDLKGFIPGIMLHFGVIDERFLTNEDLLTLDSFYANNLFNDDEIPVMTLPYFLEKIYKSEIPASMTEMGDLFKTILKSQEKLTKKERENTYIYKDLPEDRVRFEIRKIAGELSKMLFGNKKKALPFLCSETLSGNMKRFFINPDSFIEIVQKYRQRDFSLFYREVLFKHKLGSDFIQTEVVPNFIFYPSFGTRAIMWQEMDSNNKNSAGRIFFPLFFSEKLKDTILTQLAYFRWELQKSIAGYNWTDPVEGGLVGVYYDYIRYFKKNPNITPEAKERLEEFVKKTNSDKDRFTKEYSMWVEHEYHGKMRLNNYVRDIFYRYCPFPRKKREEMSQKPSFSIMENKFQNRRQKELLKLKSKAIKFEKKKTPLPVEIDNYRNFLEL
- a CDS encoding ABC transporter permease gives rise to the protein MQNVNQKESTKDIRSRLLKEQRQLMWLKLRTNRSLMIGIVILTLMVLIAIFAPVLAPSDPYAMKVTERLTLPSPEHFLGTDGFGRDLLSRVMYGARVSMTVGLAVSALSSIFGLAIGLYASYFKPLDHIFMRICDGLIAIPGILLAIALMAALGASIWNVVIALTVVFTPSIARVVRSSAIVVREQAYIEAVYIQGAGHLRILWLNIAPNVLSPLLIQATFVFASAILSEAALSFLGAGIPAPEPSWGNILQESKLVIHKAWWVAVMPGIMLILSVLSLNLLGDGLRDFFDPHTKKR